tttcttttttctttgcatGCTTTAACAATACGAATTGTTCCTGATTCGGCCATTGATACTACTCATTGCGGAGCTTGGCttgcttcgaagcgccattttgCTGTTGAACAATTGGACCATTGTTACCCGTGGCGTCCCAAGCTGCGGCGTGAATCACTCCAGTTACACGTGGCCTGTTTTCTATTGTTGCTGTGGTGTACCTGTTTGTTGGCCATTCCAGTTACCATCGGACGATTTTGGGAGCTATTTCTGCCTTTATGGTTTTGTGCTCATTCCTGCTTGAGTGTTGCGCGTGATTCGGCAGTTTCGGAGGATTTTGGCTCGGTTGGTGTTGCGGCAGGTTCCAGTTGGCTGTATATAATACAAGGCATTGCTTGCCTTGGAACAGTATTCAACGTTCTGCTTCATACAATGGCGGAGGAGCATTCCAGAAACCAGCTGCTTCACCGACGAGAAACTCTTCTGGCTGCTCTGGGTCGGGCAGAGGATTTTGATGCAGCATACGATGCACATCGTGATCAGGGTCAGGTATCATTGAGGCTGGAATACCTGAACGGAGTATGGAGCAACCTCGAGTCGGTACAGGCACAGCTTGAGGACATCGAGATTACCGATGAAGGTAGGACAGAGCATGCAGCTGTTCGAGCTGAATTTGAACCACGTCTTTTTACAATAAAGGCAAGTCTTATGTCAAAACTTTCTCCTATTCCTAATGATCGTAGCCCTGTACCCCCTCACGTTTCTTCCACTCTCTCTGGTATCAAGTTGCCAACGATTTCTTTGCCCGAATTCGATGGAGATTATATGCAATGGCTTGCATTCCACGATACATTCTTGGCGCTTATCCATTCTAATCCGGATGTCCCGGATATTCAGAAATTTCATTATCTGCGGGCGGCTATCAAGGGCGAAGCTGCTCAATTGATTGAATCCATTGGAATTAGTTCTGCCAACTACCTGCTAGCTTGGCAAACATTGGAAAATCGATACTCGAATGATTACCTTTTACGGAAACGTCATCTTCAGGCACTCTTCGACATCCCACGCATGAAGAAGGAGTCCGCTGCCTCGTTACACGGGCTGGTTGATGAGTTCGAGCGGCATACAAAGATTTTGCATCAACTGGGAGAGCCTACCGATACTTGGAGCAGCATTCTGGAGCATCTACTGTGTATGCGCTTACACGACGACACGTTGAAGGCGTGGGAGGATCATGCGTCGACCGTAGCGAACCCGGACTACGCCTGCATCATTGATTTCCTGCAACGAATAACTCGCGTGCTGGAATCAATCTCCGTCAACCACCACTCAACAGAATCAGCTTCAAGTTCTGGCAGTTCATCTCATACACTAAAAAGGAACCATTTCCATTCACAGTTTCGCCTTACTTCGTGTGCCTCTACTGCTGGTTCTGGGGAAAAGTGCATTGCTTGTAGCCAATCGCATTCCTTAGTGAAATGCCAGAAATTTATTCGTTTATCAACAAATGAACGTCAACAGTTTGTCATTTCGAAACGCTTATGCcacaactgcttgaaaattggtcATTTTGTTCGCAATTGTCCCTCCAAATTCAGCTGTCGTAAGTGCAACAGTCGTCATCACACGCTTCTGCATTTCGGTCAGCCAGACAGTTCTCCAAGAAGCAATAGGGAAGGAATTTCGTCTAGCGCAAGTGCTACCGCCTCTGGTACGCCATCTAGTGGGCCTTCTACGAGTGAATTGTCTACACAGTTAACTGTTGCCGCTACTGAAGATACACCAGTGATCGAAGTCAGTTCTACTCTTCAGTATCCCCGAGAAGATGTCTTTCTGCTTACCGTCGTCGTTAAGGTCGTTGACGCTTTCGGTGTTGAACATCTAGCTCGTGCGCTTTTGGATAGTGCGTCTCAGCCGAATCTCATCACGAATCGTATGACACAAATTCTGCGTTTACGGAGACAGCATGTGAACATCACCGTTCAGGGAGCTGGTAAGCTGTCCAAACCAGTACGTGAATCGGTTTTCGCTcaagtattttcaagaaagggaGACTTCTCGTGTGGTGTGAATTTCCTAGTGATGGAAAATGTTACGGCCAATCTCCCTTCGCAAAATATCTCGACCGAGGGATGGAAGATACCGAAGGAACTGTTTCTAGCAGACCCCGCTTTCAACAAAAGTCAACCAATCGATATGGTTCTGGGTGCTCGACACTTCTATTCATTCTTTCCCAGCGCTGCACGCATTCAGCTTGACAGTAACCTTCCGCTTTTGGTTGACAGTGTCTTTGGCTGGATCATTGCGGGTTCTGCTAACTCGTATTCCAACGATCGGATTACTACTTCATCCACTTCGTGCGATGCAGCCGTTGTTTCAATGATTTCACTGGAAGATTGTCTGGAAAAGTTTTGGAAGACCGAAGAACTGGCAAACAACGATAGTTATTCAGTAGAAGAACGGCATTGCGAGTCATTGTATCAGTCTACCGTATCTAGGAACCCCGAAGGCCGGTATGTAGTTCGCTACCCCCGGAAACCCGATTTCGATGGAATGTTAGGCGAATCCCGAAGCAACGCTCAACGACGTTTCGAGTACCTGGAAAAGCGTTTGGAACGAAATCCGCATCTAAGAGACGATTATCATCAGTTTATGCGAGAGTATCTCGCCCTCGGCCACATGCGACTGGTCGTAAAGGACGACGAACGAAACTCTCAAGTCTACTATTTACCTCACCATCCCGTAATTAAGGAAGAAAGTTCTACGACTAAGCTCAGAGTCGTGTTTGACGGATCTGCGAAGACTTCTACCGGCTTCTCTCTCAACGAAGCTCTTTGCGTCGGCCCTGTGGTGCAGGAAGATTTGCTGAACATCATCTTGCGGTTTCGAACTTTTCCTATCGCTCTCGTCGGAGATATTGCTAAAATGTACAGACAGGTACTGGTACATTCGGACGACACTCCGCTGCAGCGTATTTTGTGGCGATTCTCAAAACAGTGTCCAGTACAGACTTACGAACTCCTGACTGTTACCTACGGCTTAGGACCATCCTCGTTCCTAGCAACCCGGACTCTTCACCAGTTGGCAGATGATGAAGGTGACCAACATTCTGTTGGAAGTCAGGCATTAAGCAAAGGTTTCTACGTTGACGATTTCATCGGTGGAGCTGAAACTGTTGAAGAAGCTATTCTTCTACGATCAGAATTGAATGATTTATTGCAAAAGGGAGGATTCGAAATTCGGAAATGGACATCTAACCGGCTAGAAGTCCTGAAAGGTCTCAACGATGACCAGATTGGCACGCAATCCACATTGCACTTTAGTCCCCACGAAACCATCAAAGCGCTTGGAATAAGTTGGGAGCCTGAAGCAGATTGCCTTCGCTTTGATTCGCAGATTCGAACAAATCCTGTTCCACCAACTAAAAGGTCTATTCTTTCAGACATCGCCAAGTTGTTTGATCCTCACGGACTCATCGCACCCGTCATTGTAAGGGCAAAGATCTTAATGCAAGAGCTATGGTTGCTGTCCTGTGGTTGGGATGATCCAGTTCCTGAACCAATAAAATCAAAATGGGAAAATTACCACCGAGAATTGACAAAAATAAGCAAACATCGGATCGACAGATTTGCACTACTTCCCGGTTCCGATATTCAATTGCATACGTTCGCAGATGCTTCCCAAGCAGCATACGGAGCATGCACGTACGCTCGCTGTGTGAACAGCCAAGGAATAGTTCGAATTCAGCTTCTGGCATCGAAATCCCGAGTAGCCCCGTTGAAACGAATTACCATCGCCCGTTTGGAACTGTGCGCAGCCGTACTTGCGGCTCATTTACACGCCCGGATTAAAAATGCTATTGACGTTAATGTTCGTACTTCTTATTTCTGGTCAGATTCGGCAGTAACTCTGCAGTGGCTGCAATCACTCCCGAACGTTTGGCCCACTTTCGTTGCCAATCGGGTCTCGGAAATACAACAGTTCACGCACGGTTGCCAGTGGAAACATGTTTCCGGAATTGAAAATCCTGCCGATTTGGTTTCCCGTGGTATGTCGGTCGACGATTTCCTCAAAAGTGCTTTATGGAAATGCGGTCCAAGTTGGTTGCCTTCGCCACCGCAAGATTGGCCAATTTCGATTCCACTTGGCGTGACCGCGGACGACCTGGAGTTAAAAATTACTGTAGCCGTAACTCAAACAACTTCAACTATTCACCCATGGTTTTTACGCTGGTCTTCCTACAGTCGGCTTCTTCACGTCATCGGATACTGCTTGCGATTCATCGCCAACACTCGCTCGAAGTCACGAACTCAGCCTTCACAATCATTTTCGTCCTTAGGCCAGTCATTAACTGTTGCAGAACTTGCCAAATCCAAAACAGTCTTCACTCGACTCGCTCAGCATGATGGATATGCTGCTgaaatcaaacagctggaaaagGGAAACTCTGTATCGAAACAATCTAACATTCGCCAAATGAACCCATTCATTGACCAAGAGAGAGTGTTGAGGGTGGGAGGTCGCTTAAATCTAGCCCAATTGCCTTACCAAGCAAAACATCCATCCCTAATTCCTAACAATCATCCTTTCACTCGCCTAATTGCTGAACATTTTCATCGTAAATTACTTCACGGCGGCGGGCGGCTGCTGATCAGTGCAATTCGCGAAGAATTCTGGCCCCCAAACGGCCGTAGACTGGTTCACAACATCGTAAGAAATTGCTTTCGTTGCAATCGCGTCAATCCGATACCTGCCCAACAGCAAATTGGTCAATTACCTGTACAGCGCGTCATTCCAAGCCGACCATTCAGCATCACAGGCGTCGATTATGCCGGCCCGCTGTATCTGCGTCCGATACACAAACGTGCTTCACCTGCAAAAACTTACTTGTGCCTTTTCGTATGTTTTTCCACCAAAGCAGTACACCTTGAGTTAGTCAGCGATCTTTCTACTCAAGCCTTTTTATGCTCTCTTCGACGCTTCATCGCGCGTCGTGGTTGTCCTGCTCACATACACTCAGACAACGGTAAAAATTTTGAGGGAGCGAAAAACGAACTGATCGAATTATTCGCCAGATTTAAAAACCGATCAGAACAAGCCGAAATAATCTCTGCCTGTGCTGAGCAAGGTATCACCTGGCATCTAACACCACCCAAAGCCCCTCACTTTGGTGGTTTGTGGGAGGCAGCAATCAAGGTAGCAAAAAGGCATCTCTATCGTCAGCTCGGATCGTCCCGCCTCACGTTCGAAGATATGTGCACAGTGCTCGCACAAATTGAAGCAATCATGAACAGCCGGCCTCTGCTTCCACTCACCGAAGACCCCAACGATTTGGCTGCATTAACTCCAGCGCATTTTCTCATCGGTTCGTCATTGCATGCTCTGCCCGACCCAGATCTACAAAGTATACCAGCAAACAGACTTGATCACTACCAGCAGCTGCAAGTGCATGTGCAGCGCTTTTGGACACACTGGAAAAAGGAGTACTTACAGGAGCTACTAAAAGACACCCGTGGCTGGCAGCGCAATGACAACATAATTCCAGGTAAATTAGTCATCGTAGTAGACGAACTTCAACCTCCGATTCGATGGCCTCTTGCTCGCATCGAATCAATTTTGCCCGGTAGAGATCAGTTAACTCGCGTAGTACAACTTCGCACTGCTCGCGGAATCATCACTCGTCCCATCGCAAAAATCTGCCTGTTACCAAATTCTACGACAGTCCCAGCAAGCGAAAAATCACCAGTAAACAACAACGATGCATCAACTATCCAAAGGAGTTCGGATACAACTTTAGTTTAAGTAAAATACTAATTTAACACTTGAAATGTGAAGATAAATTTATTTGTACACTAGCTATAAGTCTATGTTACGTGTTTAAATTTTCTATGTTGAACACAATTGTTCAAGGCGGCGGGTATGTTGATTTGTATACTAAATTTGGCCGCACTGCGTGTGATAATTATTTCTCACATGAGATTGGTGCTAACGGGCGACGGTGAGATAACAATTATGGCCCTTCTGGCAACTAGGTTTTGTGATCACGATCGATAATATAGCGCTCCCGCTCGCTCCGATCATTCAGTAGAAATTAAACTAGTGAAGCGAGCAGATCGCACTGTGAATAGTCCCGCAGAAAAGCAATAAAGTCAAGTTTAAGTTGTTCAAAGTTGTTCAAGTGTAATTCGTATGTGCTGTAATAAACCAACTTACCTGTTTAACCTGGAAGAGACTTTATTACTTACCTGTGCTGCAGTGATCCGAAGTACTTACCTGTGTGAAGTTCTCTGTTGACCTGAAAGGTAAAATTACTTGCCTGATTGTGTGTCAATCCACTGCTGGTACATCTTACCAAGCGATTTTCTGCTGCTGGCTGCTGCGACACAAGCGATTTTCTGCTGCTGGCTGCTGCTTTTCGGTGCACCGTGAACATACCTGTGGAACGGCGAATAGGGTAATGTACCTATTGCTGCTTGTGCCGTTCGGAAAAATTCTGGTGGCAAAAGAAGATAATCACAACGTAGGGTAAGCGACATCAATCACAtatcagaagtttttttttttttagtttttttttgaatatcagttcaattgCTAAGAAATGTGTATCAGTTCTAAATAAGGAGCAAGACGAATTAGGCAAAACTATGATATAATttaagtgattttagtggctaaataggAGTTTTTGAGGCAATGTccatacaaatgagatgaaatagggagccgttgttTTTGTACTAACAGAGGTAAATTCGCCAACCAACACTCGAGAACTTCgccaaaaaccgaaaaaaaattgtttttgttgttgccaaATGTCTTTGGCActttgagatttccaaaatcgttttcttttgtgtaaaatattttagaaatgaaATGAAACGTAATCCcgaaaaatatggaaaattttctaataactctcttagaaaattttccAGATCTCGTCGCGTCGgaaatttctaagacaaaacaagaaaacctcatcactttgaaaattcacataaaaaacgcgtaatttcggaaatccgagtaaaaaaatcgcgtaactactgtctcagaaagtatggacgcactttgatttcgttgtaaataattcacaagtgttagatattcaaatttcattcgatatactgttaatattagactacaacaacagaatattattctcaacatttgctacttagccattgtagactagctggcgcaccttcttgcgaacgttcctcattaaattccgtatagacttcttggcgacaagttttgacacttttttccaatctttttcgaacttttgaatggtttcggctgccgagacatgtttcccaagatgtgccttcgttaatgccgaaAATTCCtctattggtcgaagttgtgggcaattggtGGATTcacgtcttttgggacgaaagtgacatttttggtagtataccattctaccgttgatttcgagtagtggcaagaagcaagatctgtccagaagacaacaggatccttgtggcttcaaatcatgggtagaagtcgtttttgtaaacattccttgatgtatatttcgctgttcattgaagcagtggtgatgaagggtttcgaaatcttaccgcagctacaaattgcttgccagaccatagctttcttaccaaatttttcgactttaatcgatgtctcggactggtttaacacttgccctcctcgcgccgtataatattgtggtcccggcaaggatttgtaatcgagtttcacgtaggtttcgtcgtccgtgattatgcagtttaaatttccagcaagaatcgtattgtacagctttcgaaccctcggcctgatcgatgcttcttgtttcggactacgttcaaacgttctttagcacgaagaacatttgacttcaaagtgcccacttttttgccacatcccgaactgaaacctccttcttttgctcgaacgccttcagtatacgtttatccaactgagggttagcaggacctgtttttcgacccgttttcggtttatcctcaaatgtgttatcctcaccgaacttcctgattgcatttcgcacggctttttcacttactccttccatttttgctatctttctcagtgacagtccgcgttctgtgcaccatttgtacacaatttttcgacgttgttctgctgaaagtccacgcatttcgaaacaaactaatgaagagtgtaaacaacaggacgcagccatcaaaattgacagattctgaaccattgcgaaatggcagcgttttttggttgcgtccatactttctgggacagtctttagctttGAAAATCCGTGTGAAAACCCCGCTtataaaaccgcgtaaaaagaccTGATCGTATTTCACTCTTATtcatgtttcgtcttcggctcatcagcgCATTAGCAGTTTCTGTTCTGTATATGATAATAGTGAAAGTTTTGGTGTTCAAAGCTTTTTACTTTTAAATCCAAGAAACTTTTAGTTTACTTGATAAAAAGGTAGTATTTTATTGAAACGACCTAAATATGTACTAGGGCTCTATCAGACGGGAATTTCTGCTGATGCATTCATGAATCCAAGATTGGCTTAATTGATCGCATAATTGTTCGCGAACAATTCGATTGAGAACGATCTAATCGCGTTTTCCTTTCATAGATTTGGAGATTGGCGGAATTTCTTCCAATATAGACAATATGAGCTATTGAATATGCAGGCTGCGTCACACCCTAGGAAGATGATCCAAACGAGGGACATTGCGTTAGGAAGTCTCTGATTACGTGACCGGAAAGAACTTTTGCCAATCGCAATCACAACAACCAAGTCATCCAAGGATTTGCTTTTGGTTGTTTGCTGATTCAAATgcttttctgccataattttaAACGTTTATTACTCAgttatttgttaatggattaatATAATTTAACATCCAagtgattcgaaaacatttaacttgaACACGGAACGTCGttttagtatttcaatagtacattatACAATTCTATGttctcacgagccaatcacagcacaCCATGCTGATGTCATCCGAACTTTTGCACAAAacggaatttataaatataaggTGAGAAATGAGCCCATTTTtcgcacgaaaatgtgaatcaaaatTTCCGATTGTTAATCAAAGAAACAGAACACCGTGAAttagaaattgggtaacaaaacttaaattacgattttttttttaaattttgggaACTGTGTATTccacagagtagcagcagaccttatgcaTACGTGCACCTtttattgcgctgagacaatttttttctcattctcagaagacaaccatgcgcaggcgagaagctttagctgctctcacaaaaactcaTTCGCACATTTATGTACCGCggcagaaatgaatgtacaacGCTTCGTACTTACTAGGTTCGAGTGCTGCAGTAGCATAGACATTGCAACCTGTGCTAATTAACCCTTCGGTAAGTTCCCGATCACAAtataacatttatacaattttgtaagAATATCAAACCCTACATTTTTGGCTACTAAAAATCAAAGTTTCGacgataagttgcacttatcagtCGTTCATATAACGCTCAATCACTTTTTGAAATCTGCTATTTTTCTGACAGTACCACACACaaagattttttgataaaaaaatttgaaaattaatgTTTGACTCATGTCTTTTCATGTTAACTTGAATATGTGTATTGAGCCGCAgaaaaatttttgttgttgtcgctCATTTGAATTACgatgtaaaatttaaaattatagtGGTCTATAACTCTAAAATGGAAATTtaaaactgaaatgaaaatgccatataaatgaacacaaaaaggctataaatcttcaaaactgatctcacacttacatttcaaattactttctatgtcgaatatataaacagaattaggaatatattaaaaaaatatggcGAGTTTGATTTGTATGCTCATTTGACAGAACGTTTTGCTGAGAATCTACAAATAGTTTAGATatcatttttttatcaaatttttgcaTCTAATTAGAAACCGATACCCATCCGTaaaagatcctgcagttgaattcttgaactttacAGGCAGTGAAATTGTTAACTCCGTAGATACTCTTGAATCATAGTTGAAAAAATCAAGATAAAAAAGTCATCAAATCATAATCACTAGCGAAGatgatcgcttgtgatctttcccaataagCACTACTGATCTgttctttttaagatcagttgaccagtgatctttgaatcgcatcgatcaaaatcaatactgatcttccgtcacacaaaatcggtagtaaTGTTGAGTTACTATTATCACTGATTCCTGTAAGATCAAATCATTGAACGATTCGTTCACATATGAGcaagatcagacatgagtgccgattgatttacgtGCCAAAATGGTTAATCCCAGGGGTGAGGGGTGTAAAAATTAGTGACAGAAGTAATCCTACAGCAATTTTTAACTATGGATAACATGTGTCAATGAGGCTTTTAAAATCgaggaaaattgtcaattttgtatctttggaaAGTTTAGTGATAAGGAATATTGAAGACGCATGTACATCAATGGTTTTGCGTCAATTTTTATGCATGAGGGTGCTCAAATTggggaaaattgtcaatttgtaactttcaggAATGCTCTTTTAACAGTCTTTATTCCCCGAGTTGGGAAAACACCAGTTTCGTTACGGCTCTGTTAACGAAGTTTCAATACATGTTCTCGTTTGATACAAACCGTGTTCGACCTCGCAACCCGTTGTTtaattcgcaataaaatgaatactagatgaaGGGAAGGGTATGCTAGATGAtggttttatgaaaataatcagttcGGATCGCAATCACATTGATAATGTTAATTTTGTAGTTTTCACTGCGCAATAACAATacgcaatgcaaaattagttttaaaaaaacccttcttaatccacctagtggtgtgaaaatgcctttctcttctttcataatagTCTCATGAACATATATTtcatattacttttattatataatttcggatactaattttgacgcttattgattcagattgattcgaatagttcacaaaagcatgcttcagtgtttatgtcacacagtcagcatcatttttctaaactagtgcttgacatttgcgttgcctatttgtatgagaagagtgatgctaatttaaaaaaaaaaaccttcttagtacacttagtggaattttcatatatcctgAATAATCACCataaggggggagggggggggggacatgaatttttcgaaatcgaaaaaaaattttgatgccaaatctgatcttagaattgcatgaaacgtcgagatttagcgtcaccttgaaaaatttttattggaaatatcgactttctgggactaaaatatcaaaaagtcgcagaaagtcgattttttcaaaaaaaattgttttttgagatgacactcgacgtttcatgcaattttaagatttttggcatcaaaaaatatttcgatttcggaaatattatgtattcctatggtgctttttcaagatcgaaaattttcaaaccttaaccaccgtgcagcaccccttacgcatgtccgatttagctcaaattttgcatgaggacatttttcgatgtgcttaaacttttgagtactagcgctttacgaaattagaggtgatcccaaaatgttggcacccttgtatgtataagagcggtaaaaatcaacgtgttttgtcggttacttatacaatcatatatctggaa
This genomic window from Malaya genurostris strain Urasoe2022 chromosome 1, Malgen_1.1, whole genome shotgun sequence contains:
- the LOC131425851 gene encoding uncharacterized protein LOC131425851 — translated: MAEEHSRNQLLHRRETLLAALGRAEDFDAAYDAHRDQGQVSLRLEYLNGVWSNLESVQAQLEDIEITDEGRTEHAAVRAEFEPRLFTIKASLMSKLSPIPNDRSPVPPHVSSTLSGIKLPTISLPEFDGDYMQWLAFHDTFLALIHSNPDVPDIQKFHYLRAAIKGEAAQLIESIGISSANYLLAWQTLENRYSNDYLLRKRHLQALFDIPRMKKESAASLHGLVDEFERHTKILHQLGEPTDTWSSILEHLLCMRLHDDTLKAWEDHASTVANPDYACIIDFLQRITRVLESISVNHHSTESASSSGSSSHTLKRNHFHSQFRLTSCASTAGSGEKCIACSQSHSLVKCQKFIRLSTNERQQFVISKRLCHNCLKIGHFVRNCPSKFSCRKCNSRHHTLLHFGQPDSSPRSNREGISSSASATASGTPSSGPSTSELSTQLTVAATEDTPVIEVSSTLQYPREDVFLLTVVVKVVDAFGVEHLARALLDSASQPNLITNRMTQILRLRRQHVNITVQGAGKLSKPVRESVFAQVFSRKGDFSCGVNFLVMENVTANLPSQNISTEGWKIPKELFLADPAFNKSQPIDMVLGARHFYSFFPSAARIQLDSNLPLLVDSVFGWIIAGSANSYSNDRITTSSTSCDAAVVSMISLEDCLEKFWKTEELANNDSYSVEERHCESLYQSTVSRNPEGRYVVRYPRKPDFDGMLGESRSNAQRRFEYLEKRLERNPHLRDDYHQFMREYLALGHMRLVVKDDERNSQVYYLPHHPVIKEESSTTKLRVVFDGSAKTSTGFSLNEALCVGPVVQEDLLNIILRFRTFPIALVGDIAKMYRQVLVHSDDTPLQRILWRFSKQCPVQTYELLTVTYGLGPSSFLATRTLHQLADDEGDQHSVGSQALSKGFYVDDFIGGAETVEEAILLRSELNDLLQKGGFEIRKWTSNRLEVLKGLNDDQIGTQSTLHFSPHETIKALGISWEPEADCLRFDSQIRTNPVPPTKRSILSDIAKLFDPHGLIAPVIVRAKILMQELWLLSCGWDDPVPEPIKSKWENYHRELTKISKHRIDRFALLPGSDIQLHTFADASQAAYGACTYARCVNSQGIVRIQLLASKSRVAPLKRITIARLELCAAVLAAHLHARIKNAIDVNVRTSYFWSDSAVTLQWLQSLPNVWPTFVANRVSEIQQFTHGCQWKHVSGIENPADLVSRGMSVDDFLKSALWKCGPSWLPSPPQDWPISIPLGVTADDLELKITVAVTQTTSTIHPWFLRWSSYSRLLHVIGYCLRFIANTRSKSRTQPSQSFSSLGQSLTVAELAKSKTVFTRLAQHDGYAAEIKQLEKGNSVSKQSNIRQMNPFIDQERVLRVGGRLNLAQLPYQAKHPSLIPNNHPFTRLIAEHFHRKLLHGGGRLLISAIREEFWPPNGRRLVHNIVRNCFRCNRVNPIPAQQQIGQLPVQRVIPSRPFSITGVDYAGPLYLRPIHKRASPAKTYLCLFVCFSTKAVHLELVSDLSTQAFLCSLRRFIARRGCPAHIHSDNGKNFEGAKNELIELFARFKNRSEQAEIISACAEQGITWHLTPPKAPHFGGLWEAAIKVAKRHLYRQLGSSRLTFEDMCTVLAQIEAIMNSRPLLPLTEDPNDLAALTPAHFLIGSSLHALPDPDLQSIPANRLDHYQQLQVHVQRFWTHWKKEYLQELLKDTRGWQRNDNIIPGKLVIVVDELQPPIRWPLARIESILPGRDQLTRVVQLRTARGIITRPIAKICLLPNSTTVPASEKSPVNNNDASTIQRSSDTTLV